In the genome of Hyalangium ruber, the window GGCCGCATGGTCTCTCAGTCCCTGAAAGCCGGGCTCGGCCTATGTGCCGTGCCCGGCTTTTCTCATTGGAGGAATGCGCTACTGGCTCTCATTCATTTCTCTGCGATTGATCTTGTATTCCTTGAAAAATCCGCTTATTCAGTTCTCCATGAGATTCCGCGAAAGACCTGGGATCTCCTGCTCACCCACCGGCAAGGAGTCTGAAATGAAGGGATTGTTCGGAGCTGGCGTCGCGTTGGCCGCAGCCGCTTTCCTGCTCCCAGGGCTTGCGGAAGCTCAGCCTATCAAGCTGCAGCGCTGCAACGCGGATAGCCTGGATCCAGCGCAGGCAGAGAAGCGCCTGAACTGGGCTCGCCGCTGTGGCCTGCTCGTCAACGTCGGGGCCGCAGCCCCCTTCGACACCTACGCGCCGGCCGCGAACGGTGGGACCCTGCTGGAGTACCAAGAGGATGACATCAACTACAACTTCTTCGGCCAGAACACCTACACGGGCGAAGATGATGCGTACGAGATCAACTCCTCGTTCATCAACAAGCTTTTCCTGTACGGCCCGACCTCGCAGTTCATGGATGGCAACGGGTACTACCGCTGGGAGCGCCCGCTAGCGCGCAAGAAGGCCCGTCCGCTCTACCCCACCTTCGGTAGCGAGGACGACATCGACAGCACCACCAACAAGCAGCTGTGGCCGCACCCCAGCCAGCTCGTCGATGGCAGCGCGCTCAACTGCAACCTCTACCTCAACCAGGCCGGCACGGTGCTGGCGACGGGCTATAACTTCTTCGTCAACGCCTACTGCGAGGCGTCCTGCTACACGCCCGAGCAGCGCATCCGCTTCCCTGAGGGGGATGTGGCCATCGCCGAGGCCGTCACCCAGATGAAGGAGGACGTCGTCACCCTGACGCCGGACTCCAGCCTGGACAACATCGCGCTGAAGACCAACAAGACCCACAGCTATACGGCGGAGTTCCGGGACACCGAGCACCCCATCGTGCTGCTGGAGATGGCCTCCGGTGGCAAGCTGAGCGTGACCACCGAGCACCCGATGATCAACGGCGAGGGCCGTCTGGTCACCGCTCAGACGCTCAAGGTCGGCGACGAGCTCATCAAGGTGGATGGCTCGCGTGACGCCATTGTGAAGGCCGAGCACACCAAGTACTTCGGCAAGGTGTACAACCTGCGCCCGGCGACGGACGACCGCGTCTCGAACATCCTGGTGGCCGAGGGCTATCTGGTCGGCTCCTCGCTCTTCCAGAACGATGAGGTCGGCTACCTCAACCGCATCCTCCTCCACCGGGTGCCGCAGGCTGTGATTCCCTGAGCACCCTGAGGGCTCGGAGCCTCTCGGGGCTCCGGGTCTCTCTCGTGATACCGGCCGACGACACGCCCGGCCCGCGGATCACGACCCGGGCGGTGAGTGAGCCCGGGAGCTAAGGCTGCTTGTTCTTCTCATCCCAGAGCATCGGCTCCCAGAGCTCCACCTTGTTGCCGTCGGGATCCATGAGCCAGGCGAACTTGCCGTTCTCGTGCGACTCCGGTCCCTTGAGGATCTCCACGCCACCTTCTTTCAACTGCCGGATCAGCGCGTCGAGATCATCCACCCGGTAGTTGATCATGAAGCTCGACTCGCTCGGGCTGAACCAGCGGCTGTCCTTCTCCGCCACGTTCCAGACGGTGAGCCCCTTGTCCTCGGCCTTGTCCTCGGGCCACCGGATGATCGCGCCGCCCCACGGCTCGAGCGCGATCCCCAAGTGGCGCTGATACCAAGCGGAGAGCGCCTTGTGATCGCTCTTCGACTTGAAGAACACCCCGCCGATTCCCGTCACTTTCGCCATGGCCGCGCCTTATATCGCTCGTCGCTGGCGAGATCACCCCTGCTCCGCATCTGTTCAGTCCAACCCGACCTTGCCCGGTGCCCAGTACGCCTTGGCTTTGACACTCGCCAGGCCAATCCCTCGGGCCTTGAGCCCCTGGCGCACGCCCTGGATGGCTGCCGCGCGTCCCGAGAGGACGAGTGGAGCCCCCGGGTGCGCCTGCAGCGCGTTGGCTACCGCTTCGACCAGCACCTCGCGGTGAGCTTCGTTCGACTGGCGGGCGACTAGCGTCGCGCCGCTGAGACCCAGCGCGTCGAGGGCCGCTCGCGTCTCTCCCGTGTCGGTGACCTCGAGCACCGTCCGCTCGGGCGCGCCATTGGCCCTCGCCAGCGCCAGGCTCGTCTCGTCGCCGATGACCACCGCCGGCGGAGTACCGCCGACAACGAGCGAGCCTCGCGGTCCGAAGACCTGGATCGCCGCCCCAGGCTTGACCGTCCTCGCCCACTGCGAGCCCGGCCCTTCTCCGTGCAGATACGCGAGCAGCTCGGTCTCACCCGTGCCCGCATCCCAGCGCAGGGGCGTGTAGGCCCTCGTACCGATGCCCGGCAGGAAGATTTGGAGCTTGTCGCCTGGCGTCCAGGTCACTCCACGCAAGGCGGGACCCGAAAGCACCAGCCTTCGGAAATGGGGGCCAAGGTCCTCAACGCGGGTGACCGTGGCGTCACGGAAGAGCAGGCGGCCGATGACGCCCTGGAGGGCGGCTTTGGCGGAAGTCATGGCGATCCTCGTGCGTAAAGCGCAAACGCTACTCGGGGAGCCACTGTCGCGAGCATGAAGAAAAGTTGAGTGAGCA includes:
- a CDS encoding cell surface protein; the encoded protein is MKGLFGAGVALAAAAFLLPGLAEAQPIKLQRCNADSLDPAQAEKRLNWARRCGLLVNVGAAAPFDTYAPAANGGTLLEYQEDDINYNFFGQNTYTGEDDAYEINSSFINKLFLYGPTSQFMDGNGYYRWERPLARKKARPLYPTFGSEDDIDSTTNKQLWPHPSQLVDGSALNCNLYLNQAGTVLATGYNFFVNAYCEASCYTPEQRIRFPEGDVAIAEAVTQMKEDVVTLTPDSSLDNIALKTNKTHSYTAEFRDTEHPIVLLEMASGGKLSVTTEHPMINGEGRLVTAQTLKVGDELIKVDGSRDAIVKAEHTKYFGKVYNLRPATDDRVSNILVAEGYLVGSSLFQNDEVGYLNRILLHRVPQAVIP
- a CDS encoding VOC family protein; the encoded protein is MAKVTGIGGVFFKSKSDHKALSAWYQRHLGIALEPWGGAIIRWPEDKAEDKGLTVWNVAEKDSRWFSPSESSFMINYRVDDLDALIRQLKEGGVEILKGPESHENGKFAWLMDPDGNKVELWEPMLWDEKNKQP
- a CDS encoding siderophore-interacting protein, which translates into the protein MTSAKAALQGVIGRLLFRDATVTRVEDLGPHFRRLVLSGPALRGVTWTPGDKLQIFLPGIGTRAYTPLRWDAGTGETELLAYLHGEGPGSQWARTVKPGAAIQVFGPRGSLVVGGTPPAVVIGDETSLALARANGAPERTVLEVTDTGETRAALDALGLSGATLVARQSNEAHREVLVEAVANALQAHPGAPLVLSGRAAAIQGVRQGLKARGIGLASVKAKAYWAPGKVGLD